The Candidatus Sericytochromatia bacterium genome includes a window with the following:
- a CDS encoding AI-2E family transporter, with protein MSAQTITIHLSARSVVLTLGILALAAAALRIPDVLVMILVAAILASGLYPGVRWLQTRWNWSRPLAIAGMFGAVVGVLLTLTMALVPTLAEQSQQLAQNFPVYMKNVRASYAWLQGFDARYRLLPDMDSAIHTLSANAGTWLTSTLGWATRLLGGFATFAVVMMLTCFILLDGPDFKRGLLALAPPAHRPTLEAQFEPVALKLGGYVQGVLTSIAFLSAYLALALTLAGVPFSLALALLAGAFELIPLVGSLLGAIPAVLVALTVGWKTAAAVVMIFAVGNLIQGNVVAPIVFSRAVALSPGMVFLALLVGANLFGFAGALIAVPLLAMVQVLVQNLYIEPMERAWADRLQLEPVPLSGVDGHEATAQPGQPAPSPEG; from the coding sequence GTGTCGGCACAGACCATCACCATTCACCTGTCGGCCCGGTCGGTCGTCCTGACCCTGGGGATTTTGGCGTTGGCGGCGGCAGCGCTGCGCATTCCAGATGTTCTGGTGATGATCTTGGTCGCTGCCATTCTGGCCTCAGGCCTGTATCCCGGGGTGCGCTGGCTGCAGACCCGCTGGAACTGGTCGCGACCGCTGGCGATCGCCGGGATGTTCGGGGCCGTGGTGGGGGTGTTGCTGACCCTGACCATGGCCCTGGTGCCCACTCTGGCTGAACAGTCGCAGCAACTGGCCCAGAACTTCCCGGTTTACATGAAGAATGTGCGCGCCTCGTATGCCTGGCTCCAGGGATTCGATGCGCGCTATCGCCTGTTGCCCGACATGGACTCCGCCATTCATACGCTGTCTGCGAATGCCGGTACCTGGTTGACCTCGACACTTGGTTGGGCCACCCGCCTGCTGGGAGGCTTCGCCACCTTTGCGGTGGTGATGATGCTGACGTGCTTCATCCTGCTCGACGGACCTGATTTCAAGCGAGGCCTGCTGGCGCTGGCCCCGCCTGCCCACCGGCCGACCCTGGAAGCTCAGTTCGAGCCGGTCGCCTTGAAGCTGGGCGGTTATGTGCAGGGCGTGCTGACCAGCATTGCCTTCCTGAGTGCCTATCTCGCCCTCGCCTTGACCCTCGCCGGGGTTCCCTTCTCCCTGGCGTTGGCCCTGCTGGCGGGGGCCTTCGAACTGATTCCCTTGGTCGGGTCCCTGCTGGGGGCCATCCCGGCCGTTCTGGTGGCGCTCACGGTGGGCTGGAAGACTGCGGCGGCGGTGGTGATGATCTTTGCTGTCGGCAATCTGATTCAGGGCAATGTCGTGGCTCCGATCGTGTTTTCCCGCGCCGTGGCCCTGTCACCGGGCATGGTCTTCCTGGCCCTGCTGGTCGGAGCCAACCTGTTCGGCTTTGCAGGCGCCTTGATTGCCGTTCCGCTGCTCGCGATGGTGCAGGTGCTGGTTCAAAATCTTTACATCGAACCGATGGAGCGGGCCTGGGCCGATCGTCTACAGCTGGAACCCGTGCCCCTGTCAGGGGTCGATGGACATGAGGCCACGGCTCAGCCCGGGCAACCTGCCCCCTCGCCGGAGGGTTGA